Proteins encoded in a region of the Candidatus Zixiibacteriota bacterium genome:
- a CDS encoding ribokinase, with protein sequence MIVGVGNPVFDLIETPYLKTDGRVLSGCSTNACLALSKLGKPTALIGRVGLDYDEAFRRDMERFGIEYAVEESAESGGFKLIYYDKHGNRTLDVLGDAGPINFFPEEYLEADWILFG encoded by the coding sequence CCCGGTCTTCGACCTCATCGAGACCCCGTATCTCAAGACCGATGGCCGCGTGCTGTCCGGCTGTTCTACCAACGCCTGTTTGGCGCTGTCGAAACTCGGTAAGCCGACGGCATTAATCGGCCGCGTCGGACTAGACTACGACGAGGCTTTCCGCCGCGATATGGAGCGGTTCGGAATCGAATACGCCGTCGAAGAATCCGCTGAGTCCGGCGGGTTCAAACTGATCTACTACGACAAGCACGGCAACCGCACGCTTGATGTTCTCGGCGACGCCGGACCGATCAACTTCTTTCCCGAGGAATACCTCGAAGCCGACTGGATTCTCTTTGG